In the genome of Paramormyrops kingsleyae isolate MSU_618 chromosome 5, PKINGS_0.4, whole genome shotgun sequence, the window CAACTTAAGaaaaaacagcagcaacaatAACAGCTAGAAAACAACGGAAGCTTTCAACTTCATCAGTCCAGCATCGGCAAATTATATTATCCACTGGCTGGGCAAATCTCATTGTTATCATATTAATAGCATCTTCCCATTCTACAGTAACAGGAAGTCCAGTATTTTAATGCTGGAGAAACTCACAGAAGCAGAGGAAGAGCGTATCCACACACATGGCGTACACGCTGAAGAATCCGTGAGCGATGAGGTAGGAGCCCACGATCAGCGTCTGGGGAAAGACCCACACCAGCTTATCCTATGACATACTGTGACCCCAAATGGTCAGCAGAGCAATAAAGGCACTGAAACAGAATGAAGGCACATGAACTCCAGTGACCTCACTGGATCATCTGGATTTATGATAACAGCATAGCCAGTACAGTACCAGTCCAAAGTTGAGTTTGACCTCTTAAACCATgattatctatgccttacactGGAGTGGAAGATGGACTTGTGGACTAATGAGTCAAAAACTAAAATATTTGCGTGCAGATAGTTCTCATTGTCAGGTGTGGAGGAATGTAGTTTCATGGTCTGAGTTTGCTGGTGAAAAAACCCAGGGCAATCTGATTTATCATGGTTATCGGAAGTCAAATTAAAGGTTATCACTTCAAATTAAGGCTGATCTGACAGTCTTCCATTCTGCAGAAAAGATAATGACCCAATATTGTGCAAGACAGAAAGTGAAGGATCTCTAGCGACCTGGTCTGCCCAGTCTCCCGATATCAGTGCCATGGAACTTGTACAAAAGAATTAAAGCAAAGCATCCTGTAAGTACTGAAACCTCTGAGATGAAATGACGCTTTATTCGCCATTTGCATCAGTACATTGGAATGCCTCTTTTCACATACCCCATTTTGCTCTCCTTTTGAGACACACTCACATATATAACTGACAGcagagcttggggtctgagctcAGGGCCAGTGCATTTACCTGGCTCCCCTGGAGCAAtctgggggggttaagggccttgatcgaGAAAGGCAGAGACATTTAACCCGCTGAACCACACACCCCTGAAGGGTTGGGAAGACATTTTGGGTGACTGACGACAGATTTGTTAATTGAATGTCTCGCCTTATCATAGGAAATGCTACTTTGGCACTTTTGCAAAACATCAAGAAAAACCTGTTTCCAACAAATATACTTCAACTTTTCACTGGTACGGTACAGAAACAATCTGTCTAGTTTCTAGTTGCTCGAGTCCCTGGTTAGGTCactattttattattgtgtttttgttttttatccttttatatttaaaatcagACATACTCCAAATACAGGAACAAACAAAAACTGTATATTTAATGGCGGCTATCAGAGTATTATTGCTCTGTCACCATTTTACTTATAAGCCATAAGATCAGAGTATTATTACTCTGTCATCATTTATTTACAGACAGGCTATAAGATCAGAGTATTATTACTCTGTCATTGTTTATTTACAAAGAGGCCATAAGATCAGAGTATTATTACTTATTTGTAATACACACTCTCAGAACCTACCAGGATGGGGACCCAGTAGTAGTTAAGAGTGAAGCCTGAATCCATGGTGGCTCTGGCCCTCCCAGAGAAGAATAAGAATGAAATGATTCCTGCGTGAAAAAATCAGAGGAGGGGGTCTTCAGAAGGATGCAGGGGTCTACAATGCATGCACACCATGGATCACTAGTATTGAGTTATGTGGATATTTACACTTAACTGTTCGTAGTGCTGGCcaaaatgatgcttcatgaaTCATTTACTTTATTTGCGGACCCCACTTGATGGCAGTGGCGTAGGCAGAAATTGTATTTTGGGCGGGCCATTGAAAAAGTGAGCGGGCCTATATTTTTTCCTagaaaaaatattacttaaataataattaaaccttagagagtagaaaaaataatagacaaacaaactgcaaaaacacacctttattttgcaatattcggcaaaggcaataacaaaacaccgtcTAACCATCATGTTCAACAGTGCTCAATAAAGGCTGGACAAACCACCAGCATAGACAATAACCTGTCTGTTTTATTCAGGTTAGTCAGCAGTGCAGAGCAGACAGTTCACCCGAAAATAAAGTAGGCTAAAAgtaaaggaaattaaaataatgaaaactctCAGCAGAGAACggtttgaaataaataaatcaggtttatatgaatatatattttttaatacatttgaataataaaaataaactaaaaatgtattttgatcaaACTTGCCTGGGTGGGCCAGGGAGTAATGTGGGCGGGCCAGTGCCGCCCTGGCCCATTACTGGCTACGCGCCTGCTTGATGGTGCTCTTAGTTTgttttggggcatgctttgagcccatTTTTGGGCAGAGAGCACCacctagtggggtcagaaaatacagcgaATGGTTCACGAAGCAtcattttggccatcactaACTGTATGGTTATGATATAAAGTGAAGAATTAAGGATCACTCACCTACAAGGCCAACAATTAGAAGTTTGCCCAGAAAAAGTAAGAAGTCTGTGACCTTGTCCAGGACTGCCACCCTGTCAAAGTGATGCAGCAAGATGAGTGTGAGATCCGACGACAGCCTGGAGGGGGCGCTGTTCCCGAACCCTCCTCTGGCTTATTGTGTCTTCCACCTCACCTGATAATGTTCCTCATCAGGAGAAAGAAGGCATCCCGGGCAGATGTGCAGAAGCTTTTTCCGTATATCGCCATCTAGTGCAAGCACGCGGTTATCATTCATGGAGTCTTCAtctatatttatgtatttagcaGGTGATTTTATTCAAAGCGGcgtacatttttacattttttgggAAAGCAGGGCCAGACAAACTGGAGCAATTGGtagttaagggcctcgctctgTGCCAGCCTTGGCAAAGCACACACCCCTACATACAGGCACGCGGGGACAATCTTACCATGATGTAGGCGTTTCTATTGAGAAACTTGATGAATTTTTCTAAGCACCAGAAGCAGCACTTCAAACAGCTCAGcagaaacttggcaaacttgttctgGGCCCCTGCCAGGTGCAAAAAAACCCAGGAACGTGACTTTCTGAGGGAATCATCTTCAGTTTTGTTCCCTCTCGAATTTTCCCTACCGAAAAACCACCACAAAGCCCActtttgtgctaaataaaattaatttgaacAGAAATAAATTAGATAACTAAATCACTGAAAATAACTGATCTCAAGAGAGATTACTGTACGAGCATTAAACGGACTGGCACGGCTTGTGATTACAAGCGTAACGTAGAGACTGAAATGGCAATATTAAAAATCATAGAACAACTTCTGGGGGAAGAAACACTTCAGGACCACTGTATGCCGCCCCACCTTGAAGCTTGTGATCAAGGTACTCCAGCAGAACCCTGATGACCTGGACGATGGCGAGGATCAAAGAACCAAAGGCCAGGGAGCCAGTGTGGTACCTGAGTGGGAGGGAGGGAATGTGGGGAATGGAGGtgtgaaataaaacaagaagtcgtgctttatttgccatttgcacactGGAATGCGTCTTTTCACATATCTTGCTCTcgtttgagacacacacacacacacacacatgcatgcagataAGAGCAAAGCTTTTGGTTAATCATTTATCCAGCCCCCATGGAGCATttttggggaaggggggggagttaagggctttgctcaaaggtccagcagacatgtgactattctgctgaggatgggatttgaaccggcgacctattgatcacaggcacagagacctcACCCACTGAGGCACATGATGGGAGCCTCGGTCTAGACTGGCAACATACACTGGTGACACACACCAAGCATCCAGCGTCCGCCTGTGATTTCACAAGCTCCCCAATCAGGACCAAACACACGAAGGCAAACAGATCTGCAGGCGGCTGAGACACCTGAGCGCCCGTCCAAGGGACGAGAAGATGGGGTACGCCGGCAGGTCTTCGGGTTTCTTGTAGGTCCAATAGTAGGAGGCGAAGGCCCCGGCCAGGGTGACCTGGCCCAGTGCCGTCACAAAGTTAGCGCACCAGAAGAAAAGGAAGAGGTTGTAGAACTGGAGGAAGATCAGGTACTTGTGGTAGTACGTCTCTCCTCCATAAAAGGCGAACAGACATTGTGCATCAGCACATGCAGATGAGGCATTGGAGGTGTTGaaagtctaaaaaaaaaaaaagacaggtgTCAGTTTCAGGTAAGATTTGAGTTTATATAACTTTTGGCAAAATCTCACCAAAAAATCTAAACGAAAACAGACATGTGACAGCATGCCGGTCATGGGTCAGCGTGCACCTTAGGGTCACAGGTGTCTCGGGAGTACGGGCACTCAGTCTCATTGAACACTTTGTAGATCGCTTCATTAGAGGTGGACAGGAAGCTGTTTAGAGCAGCTGAGGAACTTCACACTGCAATGTGTGGGACGGTGCAACATTTTCCCACCAATATCGACTTTGTCAATGAGTCTGGGTCAAATCTGCCACAACTTTCAAGATCCCacatacagcaaatggttcatgaagcgtgGTCTCTGCCATCACCGCTCTTGAGAATCATactaaaccctaaccccacccccaataaaaaaatatggCTTTTTAAATTTGGCTGAATTTTATCTCTGTATTTATCCTGCTTCTCCAGTGTGGCCACATGACACAGgaagggtggtgggggggggtcacaaaaGCCACATGCTCAGTTCTGTCAAAGGATACACCGCAGTGACGGCCCAGTATGCGATGACCAGGGCGACAAGGGCAAAGGTCAGCAGTGGGTAAAACAGCGAAGACATCACATAACCAATTGCCCTGCAGGGATAATGATAACcttaattattatttgtaaAACTGAACTATGGCCAAATTGAGCTTTTATTCAATCAATACTGTGCGAACTGGCATTCACAATCAAATAACATGCGAGGTTTTTACATCTCCTCTAAATGGGATTCCCCTCGTTCATGACAAtgcacacaaacaaataaaacatgaacAAAGCACATTATGAAAGCAAGCTTGAATTTATCAGTTATAGGACAGAGACGTCTGGCTCTAATCTCCTTAGACACATTACACTAAGGAGCTAGATGTCAGGGAgttagggtcaaaggtcaaacgTTCATTATAAATGTCTTCGGTGACATTCTCATGGTTCCTCAGTGAAGCTGCTGTCTTTCAAAGGACTAACCTGCTGGCCTCTTTGATGAGGGCGATGGCAATAAGGATTCTCTTCCGGAGGAAGATCAGCAGTAGAACAATGACCAGCTCCAAGATGCAGAGAATTATCACTGGGGCACAGGTGACAGAACGCAAACATGCTGTAAGCATTACCCTTTTTCCATTATTATAATAATCAACACTGGACTATTAACTGTTACACATACAGTGACAAGTCATGAAATTAAGGCTAATTCTATTTTCAAACTAAGTAAACAAGACTCACAGAAGGCCAGCCATGTCTGGCGGATTTCGAGGTAGACAGAAAAATCGGTCTGCAGTCCCAGATCCCGAATGGTGATGTTGGCACCAGGCTCAAACTTCAGTCTGGAATACTCAAGGTAGCAGTGGAAGATCCCTGTGATGCAATTCCCAAAATAGCCACATGGgggagacaaaaatgacaaaaaagaaTGTTTTGGGTTAAGTTTTGGCTGCATCACAGACAGAAAACGGGGATGGTGGCTCAGGTGTGAGATCTATCGGTTTTATGTCGCTTAAAATCAAGGGAGTCTTACCATATCCGATAACCGCGATGACAAGGAAGATCATGATCCAGATCATTATTCCAGCCAAAAAGCGCATGAGGACAATGAAAATGAGACTGAAGATCATGGCCATCACAAGGCCTCTGGAGTAAGAGAACCGTGTTAAAATATAGTCGACCACAAACACACGATGACGCTTAGCATGGGTGATATCAAAGCGCTCACAGAAGGATCCAGTGCCAGGACTGGGTATAATCCTCAAAGATCTTCATGGCCACCATCCGAAGTTCCCTCACTTTCATAGAACTCCTACAAAGACAACAAGAGCTATAAGCTCCCAACTGGAGCATAAAAAGGGATAAAGGCCGATCTAATTCGTTTGGCCTTCAGAGAACAATATCACTGTACAACACGCTTTGCAAGAAAAGTATGTTTAAGAGCTGGTGGCCCTACTTCGCCCCCTCCAGGAGATCGGTGGAATTTGTCGTCTCTGATCCGTCTTGAAATGTCGTTCGGTTGCCCACGACAATCACGCCATCATCGTTTTTTTTGAGAGCCGGGAAGCACCTGTGCGAaactgagggggggggacaggaatAAGGCGCACGTCATGGCGAATTCACCCAAAGCTGTGCGGACAGATCGACTGAAGCGATATGTTGTCCTGAATAGACAATGTCCAAAAACGCCGACCCCCCCGGCAACGCTGGGGACTGGGGCGGCGAGGAGGAGTGACTCACAGGGTCTGCTGGGTATAAGCATGGCTGGACACAGACGGCCCTTCAGGATGTTAAGCAGATTCTGGAACATACGGAAAGTCGGGGGGGGGAGTCACAGAATGGCAGAACGAAGAGGGTCACCCAGAAACCCATCAGCTCTGCTGAAACGTCCATCCATTAGGATGATGCTTTATCGCCCCCCACTCACCCAGCTGGAGAGGTCGGCCCCTTCCTTGCAGTATGAGCTGTAGTACTTCTTATCTAGCTCATTTTTGTAGGCTTTCTTTAGGGTCATGAAGCGATCCGGACACTTTTCCACACAGATCTAGCCAGGGACACGAGCAAGTGAGATAAAAGCTGCAGGGATGCTGGGAagctacagtactgtgcagaagtcttaggGAGTCAAAGGAAATGGGTGAGGCTACGTATCTGAGTAATACGGGTATatgtgctcagaacaaaaaacacaatataacaTTAGAACACGTGACaacaaaaactaacaagaatttcctCCGTTCTCCAAAGATTTCCTGATATGTTGTCGGCGGCCTAAGAGAACAGCAGACCTCGGCCCCAGGGGCCcaccagccattccatgtattcctTCATTTTCAcaaccagctcaattaattaattaactacaTGTGTTTTAAAAGTCAATGAGGCATCGATTAGCTATACCAGGTGGTTGGTGTATTGGATGgctgctgcaaatactggggtgactttaggaggtTTCAAAATGGAAGCCGGCAGACTTTGTCAGACATTTTACATCgacatgaagatcatttgaaCAATACAAAACCTTTGCACAGTATTGTATGTCTCAACACAAGACAAGCCTTCCTTTCTCATCTGTGACACTATGTGGCCACAGTCACACAGTCCCTGAACATAAGACATGAGAGGGGGTCAAGGAGAGATATTACAGGAAAACACGCGAGGAAAGTAGGTGTCTCACCTGTGTGGTTGGACACTGGAACTCCAGGAGAACCAGGGGACTGGCGCACTTCATGATGTTGAAGTAAAACAGGAAGGGCTTTTTCCTGCAGCGTGAGGAACATGATGGTTAGCACAGCCCAGAAGGGGTAGGCCGCCGCCATAGTGTGCTGCGCACAGGTAGATAGTGCAGGTCCACAAAGTAAAGACCTAAACCTCTGGATCTACGTCTATGCAGCTATGTTGgatataattaaattaaaattgagGAGTCAAGAGAGATTTCAGTTGTCAGTTTGCAGGCCACTCACTCCAGCTTGGTCCCCACTTGACCACAGAATTGACCGCTGCTGTCCGTGGGGTAGATCACCTTCCGGGGGTCGCCCTGAGACCAGGCTGACAGGAGAGGGGCAAGTTACATTTCTCCAAAATGCAAATTCAGGATGGCATCTACAATCATGCAGGTCTAAGAATATTTTTCCTTGCTTGTTACTTTCCTGTTCTGGACTGGCATAAACGAGTGGCTCCTATGAAATACGATTTATTTTATGTAATAAAGGTCACAGGAGATGTACATTTATTAAGTCACTAAAAAAGGACAAAGCTCCTCATCGCAGAGAATTCTCGAATGTTCCCAGTAGCCTGTTAGATGCTTACCCAGTATTCCCACCACAAAATACCCCAACAGGGCCAAGATGAAGAGGATGCAGCAGATAACATCAGTGCAGCCCCTGCCAATCAGAAAACAGCAGGACACATGAATGTCTGATGTCATGCCACAAGCACCCACACGCATGGAAAACATGCATCTCCGCTCATATCAGCAGCAGAACCTAACTCAGATATGACCGTTGACTTTTGTAGTTTTAAACCACTGATCTGCATAAACAAATTTTCCTGTGTTATTGTACTGTTTGCACTTGTTACTAATTTGGACAACTGTCATGCCACATATAAAAACCAGCGGTAGAGGTATGATTTATCTGCTAATTTTTTAACATGCCAGTGAGACTGTAGTGAGCAGATCGATTTCATTCTTACTTTATTTATCCAGTTTCTAAAAGTGTGTTTGCTTCGGCAATGTTTTAGGATTAACATAAACCATCTTTCAAGAAGTCTCCCTTAAAAAAATTATCTTTTACACGAACCTCATCACAATGGTATCACCTAAAATATGAACAAAAACAAGGTACTCGGAATAATCCACAGTGAAATACATCTTCTGTGGTCTTTCCAAGATAATTCACATACTTCGCAAACCAATTCCAGCGGCTTCCTGCTACAGAGATATCCCGTGTCTCGACTCACGCTTTGCACACCATGATTTCATGCTCCCCTGCTTTGCCT includes:
- the slc44a2 gene encoding choline transporter-like protein 2 isoform X1, which gives rise to MEPQEKDSTKFGEPRKFDPTFKGPVYNRGCTDVICCILFILALLGYFVVGILAWSQGDPRKVIYPTDSSGQFCGQVGTKLEKKPFLFYFNIMKCASPLVLLEFQCPTTQICVEKCPDRFMTLKKAYKNELDKKYYSSYCKEGADLSSWNLLNILKGRLCPAMLIPSRPFSHRCFPALKKNDDGVIVVGNRTTFQDGSETTNSTDLLEGAKSSMKVRELRMVAMKIFEDYTQSWHWILLGLVMAMIFSLIFIVLMRFLAGIMIWIMIFLVIAVIGYGIFHCYLEYSRLKFEPGANITIRDLGLQTDFSVYLEIRQTWLAFLIILCILELVIVLLLIFLRKRILIAIALIKEASRAIGYVMSSLFYPLLTFALVALVIAYWAVTAVFLSTSNEAIYKVFNETECPYSRDTCDPKTFNTSNASSACADAQCLFAFYGGETYYHKYLIFLQFYNLFLFFWCANFVTALGQVTLAGAFASYYWTYKKPEDLPAYPIFSSLGRALRYHTGSLAFGSLILAIVQVIRVLLEYLDHKLQGAQNKFAKFLLSCLKCCFWCLEKFIKFLNRNAYIMMAIYGKSFCTSARDAFFLLMRNIIRVAVLDKVTDFLLFLGKLLIVGLVGIISFLFFSGRARATMDSGFTLNYYWVPILTLIVGSYLIAHGFFSVYAMCVDTLFLCFCEDLERNDGSTERPFLMSPELHDILLLDKMADTAPLEEVDTQHPGEGEEREAEKDKEDQEIQLKQQGIQMQEKEKETVQDAVQETAGETIQETIQETVQKTVQETTQETVQETIQETIQETVQETTQQNAQE
- the slc44a2 gene encoding choline transporter-like protein 2 isoform X4, which translates into the protein MEPQEKDSTKFGEPRKFDPTFKGPVYNRGCTDVICCILFILALLGYFVVGILAWSQGDPRKVIYPTDSSGQFCGQVGTKLEKKPFLFYFNIMKCASPLVLLEFQCPTTQICVEKCPDRFMTLKKAYKNELDKKYYSSYCKEGADLSSWNLLNILKGRLCPAMLIPSRPFSHRCFPALKKNDDGVIVVGNRTTFQDGSETTNSTDLLEGAKSSMKVRELRMVAMKIFEDYTQSWHWILLGLVMAMIFSLIFIVLMRFLAGIMIWIMIFLVIAVIGYGIFHCYLEYSRLKFEPGANITIRDLGLQTDFSVYLEIRQTWLAFLIILCILELVIVLLLIFLRKRILIAIALIKEASRAIGYVMSSLFYPLLTFALVALVIAYWAVTAVFLSTSNEAIYKVFNETECPYSRDTCDPKTFNTSNASSACADAQCLFAFYGGETYYHKYLIFLQFYNLFLFFWCANFVTALGQVTLAGAFASYYWTYKKPEDLPAYPIFSSLGRALRYHTGSLAFGSLILAIVQVIRVLLEYLDHKLQGAQNKFAKFLLSCLKCCFWCLEKFIKFLNRNAYIMMAIYGKSFCTSARDAFFLLMRNIIRVAVLDKVTDFLLFLGKLLIVGLVGIISFLFFSGRARATMDSGFTLNYYWVPILTLIVGSYLIAHGFFSVYAMCVDTLFLCFLEDLERNDGSMERPYFMPENMLKILKKNNQGKTVE
- the slc44a2 gene encoding choline transporter-like protein 2 isoform X2, whose product is MTATGDRNNCGEPRKFDPTFKGPVYNRGCTDVICCILFILALLGYFVVGILAWSQGDPRKVIYPTDSSGQFCGQVGTKLEKKPFLFYFNIMKCASPLVLLEFQCPTTQICVEKCPDRFMTLKKAYKNELDKKYYSSYCKEGADLSSWNLLNILKGRLCPAMLIPSRPFSHRCFPALKKNDDGVIVVGNRTTFQDGSETTNSTDLLEGAKSSMKVRELRMVAMKIFEDYTQSWHWILLGLVMAMIFSLIFIVLMRFLAGIMIWIMIFLVIAVIGYGIFHCYLEYSRLKFEPGANITIRDLGLQTDFSVYLEIRQTWLAFLIILCILELVIVLLLIFLRKRILIAIALIKEASRAIGYVMSSLFYPLLTFALVALVIAYWAVTAVFLSTSNEAIYKVFNETECPYSRDTCDPKTFNTSNASSACADAQCLFAFYGGETYYHKYLIFLQFYNLFLFFWCANFVTALGQVTLAGAFASYYWTYKKPEDLPAYPIFSSLGRALRYHTGSLAFGSLILAIVQVIRVLLEYLDHKLQGAQNKFAKFLLSCLKCCFWCLEKFIKFLNRNAYIMMAIYGKSFCTSARDAFFLLMRNIIRVAVLDKVTDFLLFLGKLLIVGLVGIISFLFFSGRARATMDSGFTLNYYWVPILTLIVGSYLIAHGFFSVYAMCVDTLFLCFCEDLERNDGSTERPFLMSPELHDILLLDKMADTAPLEEVDTQHPGEGEEREAEKDKEDQEIQLKQQGIQMQEKEKETVQDAVQETAGETIQETIQETVQKTVQETTQETVQETIQETIQETVQETTQQNAQE
- the slc44a2 gene encoding choline transporter-like protein 2 isoform X3, with product MKCASPLVLLEFQCPTTQICVEKCPDRFMTLKKAYKNELDKKYYSSYCKEGADLSSWNLLNILKGRLCPAMLIPSRPFSHRCFPALKKNDDGVIVVGNRTTFQDGSETTNSTDLLEGAKSSMKVRELRMVAMKIFEDYTQSWHWILLGLVMAMIFSLIFIVLMRFLAGIMIWIMIFLVIAVIGYGIFHCYLEYSRLKFEPGANITIRDLGLQTDFSVYLEIRQTWLAFLIILCILELVIVLLLIFLRKRILIAIALIKEASRAIGYVMSSLFYPLLTFALVALVIAYWAVTAVFLSTSNEAIYKVFNETECPYSRDTCDPKTFNTSNASSACADAQCLFAFYGGETYYHKYLIFLQFYNLFLFFWCANFVTALGQVTLAGAFASYYWTYKKPEDLPAYPIFSSLGRALRYHTGSLAFGSLILAIVQVIRVLLEYLDHKLQGAQNKFAKFLLSCLKCCFWCLEKFIKFLNRNAYIMMAIYGKSFCTSARDAFFLLMRNIIRVAVLDKVTDFLLFLGKLLIVGLVGIISFLFFSGRARATMDSGFTLNYYWVPILTLIVGSYLIAHGFFSVYAMCVDTLFLCFCEDLERNDGSTERPFLMSPELHDILLLDKMADTAPLEEVDTQHPGEGEEREAEKDKEDQEIQLKQQGIQMQEKEKETVQDAVQETAGETIQETIQETVQKTVQETTQETVQETIQETIQETVQETTQQNAQE